The following are encoded together in the Zingiber officinale cultivar Zhangliang chromosome 8A, Zo_v1.1, whole genome shotgun sequence genome:
- the LOC122010947 gene encoding uncharacterized protein LOC122010947, with protein sequence MCQRLAQVEDELKKFKISGEASSSQGPPIARLQADLEKAQQLLSAEQQKSADQANRLGQIEAQLKTYDRKLNLAFTRKQRAIDDLEQKNKEARQLAEKLKNAKNSLVAERESHSAKEAELQDQVKRLEEDLEASRVALTAYQEAEPGRFAVLRQQYLRSD encoded by the coding sequence ATGTGCCAGCGACTGGCTCAAGTGGAGGACGAGCTAAAGAAATTCAAGATTTCCGGAGAAGCCTCCTCCTCCCAGGGGCCACCGATCGCTCGCCTGCAGGCCGACCTGGAAAAGGCTCAACAACTTCTATCGGCAGAGCAACAGAAGTCGGCTGACCAGGCTAATAGGCTGGGCCAGATCGAGGCGCAATTAAAGACTTACGACCGGAAACTCAATCTGGCTTTCACAAGGAAACAACGGGCCATCGACGACCTGGAACAGAAGAACAAGGAGGCTCGACAATTGGCCGAGAAGCTCAAGAATGCGAAGAACTCCTTGgttgccgagcgggagagccattCGGCTAAGGAGGCGGAGCTTCAAGATCAAGTGAAGCGCCTTGAAGAGGATCTGGAGGCCTCCCGCGTTGCACTAACGGCCTACCAGGAGGCTGAACCGGGTCGCTTTGCGGTCCTGAGGCAACAATACCTCCGCTCAGACTAG